One stretch of Armigeres subalbatus isolate Guangzhou_Male chromosome 2, GZ_Asu_2, whole genome shotgun sequence DNA includes these proteins:
- the LOC134213186 gene encoding glucocorticoid receptor isoform X2, with protein sequence MPGLFPSIDGHDSGTESDGDLDQEDDLIQEHDMELSLSSRQDTASPTDTACSSESPAFLGAASHLLMYDQNSSEEELEVINGSALEANSETEGDGGGDSGGGGADCVSGIDLGSRENLNRLAAGHRQELAEVDFHRVGDELDECTEELCLATSLVAGTLRPLAITPTQVGTSKRCSSNNLLEKRKRSLAHSSDEEVRHLLEHQHQQQHQHHHHHHHHHQPLMSAPVNFRTSPPLEALKPHRSHIIQRSTTPLILTESGRGLEHIRISSSSSISSTTSSLSSLGGASVGTVYGGGIGSMPTCDSPVLASGISNHHQHQQPQNSSNNLALISTTNTPTGATSGPGGPSAVGMPFISGQESGAAVAVNNMEISRSVSPPAKVFHCAVSPRRRQSRHQQQRVPRPHRPCLDFDKMQQLKARSVTTWRHSNEHSGELSVFCW encoded by the exons GTTTGAGCTCCCGTCAAGACACTGCATCTCCGACGGATACGGCATGCTCTTCTGAGTCACCGGCATTTCTAGGTGCGGCCTCACATCTGCTAATGTACGATCAGAACAGTTCCGAAGAGGAGCTGGAAGTGATCAACGGCAGTGCCCTGGAGGCGAACAGTGAAACCGAAGGTGATGGAGGCGGAGATAGCGGTGGAGGTGGTGCTGACTGTGTCAGCGGTATTGACCTAGGCAGCAGGGAGAACCTGAACCGACTAGCCGCCGGGCATCGTCAAGAGCTAGCAGAGGTGGATTTCCACCGAGTTGGCGATGAGCTGGACGAATGCACGGAGGAGTTGTGTCTGGCGACGTCCCTAGTGGCTGGTACGCTTCGGCCACTGGCGATTACGCCCACCCAGGTGGGCACTAGTAAACGATGTAGTTCAAATAATCTACTAGAAAAGCGTAAACGATCTCTAGCGCACAGCTCGGATGAGGAG GTTCGTCATCTACTCGAACATCAGCACCAGCAGCAACAtcaacatcatcatcaccatcatcaccaCCATCAGCCATTGATGTCGGCGCCGGTAAATTTCCGCACGTCCCCTCCACTAGAAGCTTTAAAACCACACCGTAGCCATATAATCCAGCGTTCGACAACTCCACTCATCCTGACGGAGAGTGGCCGCGGTCTGGAGCACATTAGAatatcatcgtcgtcgtcgatcTCGTCGACAACGTCATCGCTCTCGTCCCTGGGAGGGGCCTCCGTCGGCACGGTCTACGGAGGCGGCATCGGGAGCATGCCCACCTGTGATAGTCCGGTGTTGGCTTCCGGCATCAGCAACcatcatcaacatcaacaaccGCAGAATAGTAGCAACAATCTAGCACTGATAAGTACAACAAATACTCCCACGGGTGCCACCTCCGGACCAGGTGGCCCCTCGGCAGTGGGAATGCCATTCATCAGCGGTCAGGAATCCGGGGCCGCTGTAGCAGTAAACAATATGGAAATCAGCCGATCGGTTAGTCCCCCGGCAAAGGTGTTCCACTGTGCGGTCTCGCCCCGACGGAGACAGTCTCGCCATCAGCAACAGAGGGTACCGCGACCGCACAGGCCATGCTTAGATTTCGATAAGATGCAGCAA CTCAAAGCACGATCTGTGACCACGTGGCGGCACAGTAACGAACATTCGGGCGAGCTGTCCGTTTTCTGCTGGTGA
- the LOC134213186 gene encoding lateral signaling target protein 2 homolog isoform X3: protein MCDCLLPSSVSLSFLALSISATPDSRLSSRQDTASPTDTACSSESPAFLGAASHLLMYDQNSSEEELEVINGSALEANSETEGDGGGDSGGGGADCVSGIDLGSRENLNRLAAGHRQELAEVDFHRVGDELDECTEELCLATSLVAGTLRPLAITPTQVGTSKRCSSNNLLEKRKRSLAHSSDEEVRHLLEHQHQQQHQHHHHHHHHHQPLMSAPVNFRTSPPLEALKPHRSHIIQRSTTPLILTESGRGLEHIRISSSSSISSTTSSLSSLGGASVGTVYGGGIGSMPTCDSPVLASGISNHHQHQQPQNSSNNLALISTTNTPTGATSGPGGPSAVGMPFISGQESGAAVAVNNMEISRSVSPPAKVFHCAVSPRRRQSRHQQQRVPRPHRPCLDFDKMQQLKARSVTTWRHSNEHSGELSVFCW, encoded by the exons ATGTGCGATTGCCTGCTGCCGAGCAGCGTCTCGCTTTCATTCCTGGCACTATCTATTTCTGCCACACCGGATAGTC GTTTGAGCTCCCGTCAAGACACTGCATCTCCGACGGATACGGCATGCTCTTCTGAGTCACCGGCATTTCTAGGTGCGGCCTCACATCTGCTAATGTACGATCAGAACAGTTCCGAAGAGGAGCTGGAAGTGATCAACGGCAGTGCCCTGGAGGCGAACAGTGAAACCGAAGGTGATGGAGGCGGAGATAGCGGTGGAGGTGGTGCTGACTGTGTCAGCGGTATTGACCTAGGCAGCAGGGAGAACCTGAACCGACTAGCCGCCGGGCATCGTCAAGAGCTAGCAGAGGTGGATTTCCACCGAGTTGGCGATGAGCTGGACGAATGCACGGAGGAGTTGTGTCTGGCGACGTCCCTAGTGGCTGGTACGCTTCGGCCACTGGCGATTACGCCCACCCAGGTGGGCACTAGTAAACGATGTAGTTCAAATAATCTACTAGAAAAGCGTAAACGATCTCTAGCGCACAGCTCGGATGAGGAG GTTCGTCATCTACTCGAACATCAGCACCAGCAGCAACAtcaacatcatcatcaccatcatcaccaCCATCAGCCATTGATGTCGGCGCCGGTAAATTTCCGCACGTCCCCTCCACTAGAAGCTTTAAAACCACACCGTAGCCATATAATCCAGCGTTCGACAACTCCACTCATCCTGACGGAGAGTGGCCGCGGTCTGGAGCACATTAGAatatcatcgtcgtcgtcgatcTCGTCGACAACGTCATCGCTCTCGTCCCTGGGAGGGGCCTCCGTCGGCACGGTCTACGGAGGCGGCATCGGGAGCATGCCCACCTGTGATAGTCCGGTGTTGGCTTCCGGCATCAGCAACcatcatcaacatcaacaaccGCAGAATAGTAGCAACAATCTAGCACTGATAAGTACAACAAATACTCCCACGGGTGCCACCTCCGGACCAGGTGGCCCCTCGGCAGTGGGAATGCCATTCATCAGCGGTCAGGAATCCGGGGCCGCTGTAGCAGTAAACAATATGGAAATCAGCCGATCGGTTAGTCCCCCGGCAAAGGTGTTCCACTGTGCGGTCTCGCCCCGACGGAGACAGTCTCGCCATCAGCAACAGAGGGTACCGCGACCGCACAGGCCATGCTTAGATTTCGATAAGATGCAGCAA CTCAAAGCACGATCTGTGACCACGTGGCGGCACAGTAACGAACATTCGGGCGAGCTGTCCGTTTTCTGCTGGTGA